CCGACGGTGAGGTCGAAGCGCGAGTCGCCGTCGGTGACGATGTCGAGCCCGGCGCGCTCCTGCTCGCGGACGAGACAGGTGACCGCGTCGAGGTACTGCTCACGGAAGACGGAATCGCCGAGCGCGTCCTTGAAGGCGCGCCCCCGCAGCACTTCCGTGAACCAGCGGGGCCGCGGGTAGGAGCCGGTGATCGTCGTGGGCAGGATTTTGTCGCGTGTGGCCTGGAACATCGGCGCTAAGCTACCACAACCTTGACAGGCCGGAAGCTCCGGCTTAGAGTCCGGCCACATCCCGTCCGCCTGGCAACGGCTCACGAGAGGAGATCGCCCATGGCCAAGACATCGTGGCGCCTCAGCGGCGACTACTTCGAGACCTGCAGCTGCGACTTCCTGTGCCCGTGTATGCCCTCCAATCTGGCGGCGCGCCCCACCCAGGGCCATTGCAACTTCGCCTTCGTCTTTCACGTCGACCAGGGGCGTTACGGCGACGTCGGGCTGGACGGGCAGAACTTCGCCGTCGTCGGCCACGCGCCCGGCGTGATGGCCCAGGGCAACTGGTCGGTCGGCGTCATCACCGATGCCCGCGCGAACGCGGATCAGCAGCAGGCGATCACCGCCATCGTGAGCGGTCAGGCCGGAGGTCCCATGGCGGCCCTCGCCCCGCTTCTCGGGAAGTTCCTCGGGGTGGAGAGCAAGCCGATCCGCTACACGAAGGACGGCCTGAAGCGGTCGGTCTCGATCCCCGAGATGCTCGATCAGGCGGTCGAGGGAGTTCCCGGCGCGAAGGCCGACGAGCCGCTCTACATCGACAACACCATCCATCCCGCCAACTCCCGCCTGGCCCTGGCCAAGGCCGTGCGGAGCCACCTTCACGCCTTCGGCATCACCTGGGACAGCACGAGCGGGCGGAACAATGGTCACTTCGCCCCGTTCACGTGGCAGGCCTAGTGCCGTTCCAACTTGTTGATACTAAATCTCTCCAAGAACGACGTACACGGTGCCTTCCTAGGCGCGAATAGTTGGAACGGCACTAGGAGACGACCATGATGCCCTCGACGCGCAGCCTTGCCGTCCTGCTCCTGGGGGTCCTGCTCGGCGTCAGCTTCATCGCCTCCGGCGACGCCGCCCCGTCGGGCCCGCCGGTGAGGATCGGCAGCACGCTGGCCTTGACCGGACCGCTGGCCGCGACGGCGCTGGTCCACAAGATCGCGGGCGAAGTCTACGTCGAGAACCTCAACCGGAAGAACGGGCTGCTGGGGCGGCCGGTGGAGTGGATCGTGCTGGACGACCAGTCCAAGCCCGATCTGGCCCGCACCCTCTACGAGAAGCTCGTCACCGTGGACAAGGTCGATCTCCTCATCGGCCCCTACGCCACCGGGGCCATCCTCTCGGCCATGGCCGTCGCCCAGCGCTACCAGAAGCTGCTGATCCACCACACGTTCGGCATTCCCCACCTGGCCAAGTACGAGATGCACTTCCCCACCTGGGCGATCGGGCCCGAGCCGGGGCGGACGTTCCCCAGTCTGCTCCTCGACGCGCTGGCCGCCTCGCCAAAGCCGCCGAAGACGATCGCCATCGTCACCAGCAAGTTCCCCTCGGTGCACTTCATGTCGGTCGGGGCGCGCGAGGTGGCGGCCAAGCGCGGCCTCAAGGAGGTGGTCTACCTCGAGTTCGAGTTCGGCACCCGCGACTTCGGGCCCATCGCTGCCCGCGTCAAGGACGCCAATCCGGACTTCCTCTGGGTGGGCGCCATCGGGCTCGAGGGCAACCAGCTCCTGGAGGCGCTCCGGAAGCTCGACTACCGGCCGTCCCTGCACTTCTACCTCTATCCGGCGCCGGGCCCCATGGCGGTGTCGCCGGACGCCCAGTGGGCACTCTCCACCACCATTTTCGAGGAGCACCCGCCGTTCACCAGCCACCCGGTTGCCGCCGAGTTCGCCAAACAATTCCGCGAGCGCGCGGCCAAGGCCGGCCTGCCCTATCAGGCGGCCGACATCCAGGCGGCGGCCTCCTACGCGGCCTGGCAGCTCCTGGAGGCCGCGGTGACGGCGACGAAGAGCCTGGACGACCGGGCGCTGGCCCAGTGGCTCCGGGCCAACCGCGTGGACACGATCATCGGCAAGCTCCGGTTCGATGGCCCCAACAACTACGGCGACGATCTCAGCAAGGTGAAGCAGGTTCAGGACGGCAAGTGGGTGGTCGTGTGGCCCAGGGAGCACGCGGCGCCGGGGGCCAAGCTCCTCGTTCCCTGAGCTGACGCTGCCGAGCCTCACGCTCCTCGGGTGCCGTACCCCGCCTCCGCCAGGGTGTACATTCGACGCATGGCTCGGGTGGTGAGGCTCCTCGTCGCGACCCTGGTGCTCGGCCTTGTCCCGACTGGCACCGACGCGCTGACGCTGGACGAGGCGATCCGGGGGCTCGAGGGCGCCTACGGGCGCATGGCCGACCTCCGGGCCGAGTTCTCGCAGACGTCGTTCAACAAGAGCCTGAACTCGACGATCCCCGCCCAGGGGGCCGTCTATCTGAAGAAGGGCGGCAAGCTCCGCTGGGAGTACAGCGAGCCCACCAAGCAGGAGATCGTGTCCGACGGCAAGACACTCTGGGTCTACACGCCCGCGCTCAACCAGGTGAACATGGGGCCCGCGCCCGACGCCCTGGCCGGCCCCGCCGGCTCGTTTCTGGCCGGGCTCGGCCGGCTGCGCGAGCACTTCGACGTCCGCTTCCTCAACCCGGCGCAGCCCACGGACGCCGAGGGCAACGTCGTGCTCGACCTCACGCCCAAGCAGCCGCTGCCCACCCTCAGCCGGCTCATCCTCGCCGTCGAGCCTCGCACCTGGGAGCTGCGCCGGGCCGTCGTCTACGACCAGTTCGAGAACACGGTGACGATGCGCTTCACGAAAGTCGCCGTCAACAGCGGTCTCAGCGACCGCCTCTTCAGCTTCGTGCCGCCGCCGGGCGTGGCCACGGTGCCCTTGCGGTAGACTACAGCCATGGCCGCCGAAAACTCCTTCGACATCGTCTGCAAGATCGACATGCAGGAGGTGCGGAACGCGCTCGACCAGGCGCGGCGCGAGATCGAGACGCGCTACGACCTCAAGGGCACCAAGAACGAGATCCTGCTGGACAAGACCGACATCGTCGCCAGCGCGACGGACGACATGAAGCTCAAGGCCGTGGTCGACATTCTCCAGTCCCGGCTCCACAAGCGGGGGGTGCCACTCAAGGCGCTCACCTACGGCAAGGTGGAGGAGGCCGCCGGCGGCCTCCAGCGCCAGCGCATCGGGCTCCAGCAGGGCATCCCCATCGAGAAGGCGCGGGAGATCGTCCGCCGCATCAAGGACACCAAGCTCAAGGTTCAGGCGTCGATCCAGGAGGACCAGGTCCGCGTCTCTGGCAAGAACCGCGACGATCTGCAGAAAATCATCGCGATGCTCAAGGAGCAGGACTCCGGCATCGCGCTCCAGTTCGCGAACTACCGCAGCGTCTGACGTCCCCGGGCCGCCTGGTATACTGAGGCGCCCGACATGAAGGTCCACCTCACCACCCTCGGCTGTCCCAAGAACCAGGTGGATTCCGAGCTGATGCTCGGGATGCTCACCGCGGCCGGCTTTCCGCTGGCCGACCGGCCAGAGGACGCCGAGTGCCTCATCGTCAACACCTGCGCCTTCATCGACCGAGCCCGTGAGGAATCGGTGCAGACGATCCTCGAGCTGGCCCAGCTCAAGGCGCGGGGACGCTGCCGCTCCCTCATCGTCACCGGCTGCCTCACGCAGCGCTACGGCAGCGAGGTCATGAAGGAGATGCCGGAGGTCGACGCCATCCTGGGGACTTCCGGCCTCGAGAGGATCGTCGAACTCGTCGGCCAGGCGGCCAATCGTCTCGACTGGGCGACCTCGGCGCCGCCCGGGTACCTCTACGACGCGGCGACGCCGCGCCTGACCAGCGCGCGCGTCCCCTACGCGTACGTGAAGATCGCGGAAGGCTGCGACATGGGCTGTACCTTCTGCGCCATCCCGCAGTTCCGCGGCCGGCACCGCAGCCGGCCGCTCCGCGACATCGTCGCCGAGGTGGAGGGGCTGGCCGGGCGCGGCATCCAGGAAGCCATTCTAGTATCGCAGGACACGCTGGCCTACGGCCGCGACCTGCCCGGCAACGGCGACATCGGCGATCTGCTGCTGGCGCTCGGCGACACGCGCATGCCGTGGATCCGCCCCATGTACCTCCATCCGGCCCACGTCAGCGACCGGCTGCTGGCGAAGTGGCGGCGCGCCCGCATCGTCCCCTACCTCGACCTGCCCGTACAGCACGGCGACGACGGAATTCTGAAATCCATGCGCCGGGCGGTGACGGCCCGCCGCATGAGGGAGGTCGTGGCGGCGTTCCGCGACGCGGTTCCGGGCCTGACCGTGCGCACGACGATCCTCGTCGGTTTCCCCGGCGAGACCGAGGCCGCCTTCCACAACTTGTTGGCGTTCATCGAGGACGTCGCTTTCGACCGCCTCGGAGTCTTCACCTACTCGCCGGAGGAGGGCACGCCCTCGCCGGACTTCCCCGACCAGGTCCCGGCCGAGGTCGCCGCCGAGCGCGCCACCGTCGTGCAGGAGGCGCAGGATCGGATCGGCTGGGAGCGCGCCCGGGCGCTGCTGGACACCGTGCAGGAGGTGCTCGTCGACGGGCCCAGCGTGGACTCTGCCTTCGAGTGGGAAGGGCGAACCGCAGGCCAGGCACCCGAGATCGACGGCCTCGTGTATCTCCGCGGCCGTTTCGAGCCCGGGCGCTTCGCCCGCGTGCGGATCGTCGAGGTCGAGGGCTACGAGCTGGTCGGCGAGCGGGCCTAGTGCCGTTCCAACTTGTTGATACTAGTTCTGTCCACGAACGACGTACACGGTGCCTTCCTAGGCGCGAATAGTTGGAACGGCACTAGTTCGATCGGAGGGGGCCTCGACGGCCCCCTCCGAGACCTCCCCCAGGAAGAGATTGCGCCGGCGGAGCCGGCGCTCGAAACGGCGAGCAGTGGCCGCTGTGAGCTTCGCGCCATTCGCCGACCGACCCTAGCGCCGCCGCCGCCGCCGTCTTCTCACCGCGAGTGCCGTGAGCAGCCCGAGGGCGGTGAGGAACCCGGCCGTCGGCTCGGGCGTCTGAGCGGTGACCCGGTGTCCCTGCCCCAGAAGGCCGCTGGGCCACGTGTAGGTGCAACCGAACATGATCGACCGCGTGCAGTCGTGCCGAGGTTCAGCGTGAAGCTGTCCGGCGTGAACTGGTCCCCGACGGGGTATCGGCGCCGAGCTTGCCGGGCGGACTGCTGCTTTCACGCGGGCGCAAGTCCTCCAGACCGGTCGTGAAAGAGAAATCGTCCGTGAGATTGACCGGTGCGCCGGGCACGAACACGGCCCGGCCCGACGTCTGCGCATCCCCCCAGACGAAGATCAGACAGTCGCGGTCCCGGGAGAGCGTGATCGGGCCGTGCCCGGTGAATGGTGCTCGTGGTGGACACCGCTGCGGAAGTCGTTGAACACGGTGCGGATCGACCAGTCGAAGAGATAGGAGGCCTCCATCGTGTCGGCGGCGGCGGCCGAGGCGGCGATCAAGACGACAGCGCCCGCTGAGAGGATGTGTCGCAAAGCGCCCGCTGGCGGCTTCGGCGAGCTCACACGCCCGTCATATCTGCACACGATCCGGTCGGCCTGAACCGCCCTACCCAGCGGCTGCGGGCGTCTGCAGCCGCAATCGCTCGTGTAGAGTAGGCGCATGCCCGACGCCCTGGCGCCCGCGTCTGGTCGCCGCCGACCGTTGACCGCTGCCAACCGCATCGCGCTCTTCGTGGCCACCGCCGGCGGCGCCGGCTACGCGCCTATCGCGCCAGGCACCGTCGGCAGCGCGCTCGCCGCGCTCCTCCTCTGGCTGATTCCCTTCTCGCGCGAGGGGCTCGTGCTCTTCCTCCTGGCCGTCACGGTCGGCGGGGCGTGGGCCGCGCACCGGGCCGAGCAGCTCCTGGGCGCCCGGGACCCGGGCGCGATCGTCATCGACGAGGTGGCGGGCATGACGCTCTCGGTCCTCGCCTTCCCGCTGACACCGCCCGTGCTCGCGGTGGGCTTGCTGCTCTTCCGCCTCTTCGACATCCTGAAGCCCTTCCCCGCGCGCGTGAGCCAGAAGCTCCACGGCGGCGCCGGCGTGATGGTCGACGACCTGATCGCCGGGCTCTATGCGCTCGGCGCGCTGTCCCTCCTTCGAACGGTGGCGCGGTGGCCCTGACGCCGGTCGCCCAGATCGTGAGCGTCGGTGTCGCAGGCGGGGCGGCCGACGAGCAGGTGGCGACGGTGGCGGCGGCCCTGGCCGCCGCCGGTCTGCCCGCGGCCTCCCGCGTCTTCGTCGAGGACGACGAGGCGGCTCTGGAGCGGGCGCTGAGGGCGGAGGTCTCCCTCACGGTGGTCCTCGCCGATCCTGGCGGTTCGACGAGCGAGACCGTGCGGCGTGCGGTGGCCGGGATCGCGGACGTCGGGCTCGACGATCGCCTCGCACTGCCGCCCCGGGGCGCCGCCCTCTGGACGGTGGCCGACGCGGCACCGGCGTGGGCGCTCGAGGCGGGGAGCCGCGCCTTCGTCGTGCTGCCGCGGGCGGGGAGCCTCGAGCGAACCCTCGAGGCCCACCTGGGACCGTTCGTCCGGGCGCGGCTCGCCGGTCGCGGCCTCGCGTTCCGCACCCTCCGGGTGGTCGGCGTCAGCCTGTCGGCGGTCGACGAGCGGCTGGCCGACTGGCGCGGCCCGGCCGCGGCCGCCGGCGAGGTCGAGGTGAGCGCCGTGACGGCCGAGGGCGAGGTGTGGGTCAGGTTGCGCGCGCGTGGGGCCACGCCCGCGGCGGCGGCCGAGACGCTCGCCTCGGTGGAGGCGAAGATCAGCGCCCTCCTCGGCGACGACTGCTACAGCCGTGACGAGGAGGTGCTCGAGCGCGTGGTCGGGCGGCTGCTCGCCGCTCGCCGGCTGACGCTGGCCGTCGCCGAGTCGTGCACGGGCGGCTTGCTCGGCCACCGGCTCACGAACGTGCCGGGCTCGTCGAATTACTTCGAGTGCGGCGTCGTGGTCTACTCCAACCGGGCGAAGGAGGAGATGCTCGGCGTCCCTGCCTCCGTGCTCCGCGCCCATGGCGCCGTGAGCGGCCCGTGCTCCGAAGCGATGGCCACCGGCATCTGCCGAGCGAGCGGCAGCGACTGCGGGCTGGCGATCACCGGCATCGCCGGCCCCGACGGCGGCACCCCGGCCAAGCCGGTTGGAACCGTCTTCATCGGGCTCGCCGTCAGGGGAGCGGTCACCTCGCGGCGCTTCCAGTTCGCGGGAGACCGCGGGTCGGTGAAGTGGCAGTCAGCCCAGATGGCCCTGGACATGCTGCGACGCCGGCTCCTGTCCGACGGGCCGGCCGGCGCCGAGACCCAGCGCCCGGTCCTGGACGCCTCGCGATAGCCCCGATTCGCTCGTTCGTCGCGATCCTCCTTCCCGCCGCGCTGCGCGCGCGGCTCGGCGCGGAGATCGAGCGCCTGCGCGCCACCGCGCGCGGGGTCGGCTGGATCGCCCCGGAACATCTCCATCTCACCCTGAAGTTCCTCGGCGGCGTCGAGCCCGCTCGCCTGGAGGGCGTCGCCGCCGCGCTGGGCCGAGTAGCGGCGGCCGGCGCCCCGTTCGATCTGGCGCTGCACGGGCTGGGGGCATTCCCCGCGTCGACGCGCCCGCGCATCCTCTGGGGCGGCGTGGGCGCGGGCGCTCCGACGGTCGTGGACCTGGCCGCCCGCGTCGACGAGGCGCTCGCCACGCTCGGCTTCGCCGCCGAGGCGCGTCCGTTCTCGGCGCACGTCACCCTCGGGCGCGTGCGCGAGCCCCGTCGCAACCCCGCGCTGGCCGCGGCGCTCGACGCCGCGGCGACGCTCGACTTCGGCCTCTTCACGGTCGAGCAGATCGCCCTGATGCGCAGCGATCTCTCACCGCGCGGCGCGTGCTACACCTGCCTCGAGTCCTGGCCCCTGGGGCTGGCGCCGAACCGCTAACCGGCAGGATCTCCCAGGGAGAAAGTGGCCGAGTCGGCCCGCCGCACCGGTGGCCCGCGACCACTAGGACCGGGTCCGGCAAGCCTCACCCACGAAACGGTGTGGAAAATCGCCGTGCTATCGAGGCCTCCGTGCGTGCAACGGCACGCAGCGAGGGCCGGCGGGGGCTTGGCAAAGCGCTTGCCCCATATGATAGCGGAGGTTCAAAACCGGAATGACCCGGCTGCTGGCGACGGTGGAGATGGTGCTCCTCAACGACACGCTGATGGGGTGGGTCGACACGCTGCTCCTCTGCCTCGGCCTCACCTTGACGGCGGCCTCCGCCATCCCCGCGCTCCAGTCGCTGCGCGGCTCCCGCGAGGAGCGGGCATGACCGGAGGACGCCTCCGCCTCGGGCTCGGCACCGCCCTGGTGCTCACGCTGCCCATCGCCATCACCGTCTGGGCGGCGCCGCCACCGACCGATCAGCTCCGCAAGTCCATCGACCAGGTGCTCAGGGTGCTCAAGGACCCCGAGATGAACAGCGCGCCGCGCGCCGGCCAGCGGCGGGCGGTCCTCAGGAAGATTGCCGGCGAGATCTTCGATTACGCCGAGATCACGAAGCGCGCGCTGGGGCGCCACTGGCAGGCGCGCACGCCGGCCGAGCGGGTGGAGATCGTCCGGCTCTTCAGTCACCTCCTCGAGCGCTCCTACATCGCCAAGATCGAGCTCTACAACGGCGAGCGGATCGCCTACACCGGCGAGTCGGTGGACGGCGAGCAGGCGATCGTCCGCATCCGCATCGTGACCCGGCAGGGCAAGGAGATCCCGGTGGAGTACCGGATGCTGCGTCGGGGCGACCGGTGGCTGACCTACGATCTCACGATCGAGGGGGTCAGCCTCGTCTCCAACTACCGGGGCCAGTTCAACAAGATCCTCCAGAGCGGCTCCCACGGCGAGCTGGTCAAGCGGCTCCGCGAAGCGGTCGAAGATCGCACCGAAGAGGGGGGCCCCAAGGTCCGACGCGCGTCACAGCGGTAGCCGCTTCCACTCCCTGTCTCCGTCCCAAGACATTGACGCCATCCACGCGCTACTCCTAGAATGCTCGAAACGGACTTTAAGGAGACGCGCATGGCAGAGGTCAAGAGCGACCGGCGGCAGGCCCTGGACCTGGCGATCGCGCAGATCGAGCGACAGTTCGGCAAGGGCGCCGTCATGCGGCTCGGCTCGGGGGCGCCGCTGGAGGAGATCGCGGTCATCCCCACCGGTGCCCTGTCGCTCGATGTCGCCCTCGGCATCGGCGGGCTGCCCCGTGGCCGGGTCACCGAGATCTACGGCCCGGAGTCGTCCGGCAAGACGACGCTGGCGCTCCACGTGGTGGCCGAGGCCCAGCGCCTGGGCGGCATCGCCGCGTTCATCGATGCCGAGCATGCGCTGGATCCCATCTACACCAAGAAGCTCGGCGTCAACATCGACGAGCTCCTGATCTCCCAGCCGGACACCGGCGAGCAGGCGCTGGAGATCGCCGAGACGCTCGTCCGCTCCAATGCCGTGGACGTGATCGTCGTCGACTCCGTGGCGGCGCTGGTGCCGCGCGCCGAGCTGGACGGCGACATGGGCGACTCGCTCCCCGGCCTGCAGGCGCGTCTCATGTCCCAGGCCCTCCGCAAGCTCACCGCGGCGATCTCGCGCTCCGGCGTGGTCATGATCTTCATCAACCAGATCCGCGAGAAGATCGGGGTCATGTTCGGCTCGCCGGAGACCCAGCCCGGCGGGCGGGCGCTCAAGTTCTATGCCTCGGTGCGCATCGACGTCCGCCGCCAGGACGCCATCAAGCAGGGCACGGAGTCGCTCGGCGTCCGGACCAAGGCCAAGGTGGTCAAGAACAAGCTGGCCCCGCCCTTCCGCGAGGCCGAGTTCGACATGATCTATGGCGAGGGCATCTCCAAGGCGGGGACGGTCCTCGATGCCGGGGTCGAACAGGGCGTCATCGAGAAATCCGGCACCTGGTACACCTACAAGGGCGATCGGATCGGGCAGGGGCGCGAGAACGCCAAGAAATGGCTCCAGGAAAACCCCGCGGTCCTCGCCGACCTGGAGGCGAAGATCCGCGAGACGCTGGGCCTGCGCGCCCCGGCGCCGATCAAATAAGGCGGAGGGCCCATGAACCTCGACCAGCTCCTGATCAGCAGCGTGGAGCAAGGGGCCTCCGACCTGCACCTCAAGCCCAACTCGCCCCCGATCTTCCGCATCAACGGCCGGCTGGTGCCGCGGCCCGACCTGGGTGTGGTCTCGATCCAGGAGATGGAGGAATGCGCACGGCGGGTCCTGCC
Above is a window of Candidatus Methylomirabilota bacterium DNA encoding:
- a CDS encoding nicotinamide-nucleotide amidohydrolase family protein, which gives rise to MALTPVAQIVSVGVAGGAADEQVATVAAALAAAGLPAASRVFVEDDEAALERALRAEVSLTVVLADPGGSTSETVRRAVAGIADVGLDDRLALPPRGAALWTVADAAPAWALEAGSRAFVVLPRAGSLERTLEAHLGPFVRARLAGRGLAFRTLRVVGVSLSAVDERLADWRGPAAAAGEVEVSAVTAEGEVWVRLRARGATPAAAAETLASVEAKISALLGDDCYSRDEEVLERVVGRLLAARRLTLAVAESCTGGLLGHRLTNVPGSSNYFECGVVVYSNRAKEEMLGVPASVLRAHGAVSGPCSEAMATGICRASGSDCGLAITGIAGPDGGTPAKPVGTVFIGLAVRGAVTSRRFQFAGDRGSVKWQSAQMALDMLRRRLLSDGPAGAETQRPVLDASR
- a CDS encoding DUF1326 domain-containing protein produces the protein MAKTSWRLSGDYFETCSCDFLCPCMPSNLAARPTQGHCNFAFVFHVDQGRYGDVGLDGQNFAVVGHAPGVMAQGNWSVGVITDARANADQQQAITAIVSGQAGGPMAALAPLLGKFLGVESKPIRYTKDGLKRSVSIPEMLDQAVEGVPGAKADEPLYIDNTIHPANSRLALAKAVRSHLHAFGITWDSTSGRNNGHFAPFTWQA
- the recA gene encoding recombinase RecA, whose protein sequence is MAEVKSDRRQALDLAIAQIERQFGKGAVMRLGSGAPLEEIAVIPTGALSLDVALGIGGLPRGRVTEIYGPESSGKTTLALHVVAEAQRLGGIAAFIDAEHALDPIYTKKLGVNIDELLISQPDTGEQALEIAETLVRSNAVDVIVVDSVAALVPRAELDGDMGDSLPGLQARLMSQALRKLTAAISRSGVVMIFINQIREKIGVMFGSPETQPGGRALKFYASVRIDVRRQDAIKQGTESLGVRTKAKVVKNKLAPPFREAEFDMIYGEGISKAGTVLDAGVEQGVIEKSGTWYTYKGDRIGQGRENAKKWLQENPAVLADLEAKIRETLGLRAPAPIK
- the thpR gene encoding RNA 2',3'-cyclic phosphodiesterase → MAVSPDGPGHAATPAPVRRAGRRRDPAPGPGRLAIAPIRSFVAILLPAALRARLGAEIERLRATARGVGWIAPEHLHLTLKFLGGVEPARLEGVAAALGRVAAAGAPFDLALHGLGAFPASTRPRILWGGVGAGAPTVVDLAARVDEALATLGFAAEARPFSAHVTLGRVREPRRNPALAAALDAAATLDFGLFTVEQIALMRSDLSPRGACYTCLESWPLGLAPNR
- a CDS encoding PEP-CTERM sorting domain-containing protein (PEP-CTERM proteins occur, often in large numbers, in the proteomes of bacteria that also encode an exosortase, a predicted intramembrane cysteine proteinase. The presence of a PEP-CTERM domain at a protein's C-terminus predicts cleavage within the sorting domain, followed by covalent anchoring to some some component of the (usually Gram-negative) cell surface. Many PEP-CTERM proteins exhibit an unusual sequence composition that includes large numbers of potential glycosylation sites. Expression of one such protein has been shown restore the ability of a bacterium to form floc, a type of biofilm.), with translation MFGCTYTWPSGLLGQGHRVTAQTPEPTAGFLTALGLLTALAVRRRRRRRR
- a CDS encoding YajQ family cyclic di-GMP-binding protein, with amino-acid sequence MAAENSFDIVCKIDMQEVRNALDQARREIETRYDLKGTKNEILLDKTDIVASATDDMKLKAVVDILQSRLHKRGVPLKALTYGKVEEAAGGLQRQRIGLQQGIPIEKAREIVRRIKDTKLKVQASIQEDQVRVSGKNRDDLQKIIAMLKEQDSGIALQFANYRSV
- a CDS encoding outer membrane lipoprotein carrier protein LolA gives rise to the protein MRLLVATLVLGLVPTGTDALTLDEAIRGLEGAYGRMADLRAEFSQTSFNKSLNSTIPAQGAVYLKKGGKLRWEYSEPTKQEIVSDGKTLWVYTPALNQVNMGPAPDALAGPAGSFLAGLGRLREHFDVRFLNPAQPTDAEGNVVLDLTPKQPLPTLSRLILAVEPRTWELRRAVVYDQFENTVTMRFTKVAVNSGLSDRLFSFVPPPGVATVPLR
- the rimO gene encoding 30S ribosomal protein S12 methylthiotransferase RimO; amino-acid sequence: MKVHLTTLGCPKNQVDSELMLGMLTAAGFPLADRPEDAECLIVNTCAFIDRAREESVQTILELAQLKARGRCRSLIVTGCLTQRYGSEVMKEMPEVDAILGTSGLERIVELVGQAANRLDWATSAPPGYLYDAATPRLTSARVPYAYVKIAEGCDMGCTFCAIPQFRGRHRSRPLRDIVAEVEGLAGRGIQEAILVSQDTLAYGRDLPGNGDIGDLLLALGDTRMPWIRPMYLHPAHVSDRLLAKWRRARIVPYLDLPVQHGDDGILKSMRRAVTARRMREVVAAFRDAVPGLTVRTTILVGFPGETEAAFHNLLAFIEDVAFDRLGVFTYSPEEGTPSPDFPDQVPAEVAAERATVVQEAQDRIGWERARALLDTVQEVLVDGPSVDSAFEWEGRTAGQAPEIDGLVYLRGRFEPGRFARVRIVEVEGYELVGERA
- a CDS encoding ABC transporter substrate-binding protein, with the translated sequence MTGGRLRLGLGTALVLTLPIAITVWAAPPPTDQLRKSIDQVLRVLKDPEMNSAPRAGQRRAVLRKIAGEIFDYAEITKRALGRHWQARTPAERVEIVRLFSHLLERSYIAKIELYNGERIAYTGESVDGEQAIVRIRIVTRQGKEIPVEYRMLRRGDRWLTYDLTIEGVSLVSNYRGQFNKILQSGSHGELVKRLREAVEDRTEEGGPKVRRASQR
- a CDS encoding amino acid ABC transporter substrate-binding protein; this translates as MMPSTRSLAVLLLGVLLGVSFIASGDAAPSGPPVRIGSTLALTGPLAATALVHKIAGEVYVENLNRKNGLLGRPVEWIVLDDQSKPDLARTLYEKLVTVDKVDLLIGPYATGAILSAMAVAQRYQKLLIHHTFGIPHLAKYEMHFPTWAIGPEPGRTFPSLLLDALAASPKPPKTIAIVTSKFPSVHFMSVGAREVAAKRGLKEVVYLEFEFGTRDFGPIAARVKDANPDFLWVGAIGLEGNQLLEALRKLDYRPSLHFYLYPAPGPMAVSPDAQWALSTTIFEEHPPFTSHPVAAEFAKQFRERAAKAGLPYQAADIQAAASYAAWQLLEAAVTATKSLDDRALAQWLRANRVDTIIGKLRFDGPNNYGDDLSKVKQVQDGKWVVVWPREHAAPGAKLLVP
- a CDS encoding phosphatidylglycerophosphatase A encodes the protein MPDALAPASGRRRPLTAANRIALFVATAGGAGYAPIAPGTVGSALAALLLWLIPFSREGLVLFLLAVTVGGAWAAHRAEQLLGARDPGAIVIDEVAGMTLSVLAFPLTPPVLAVGLLLFRLFDILKPFPARVSQKLHGGAGVMVDDLIAGLYALGALSLLRTVARWP